One genomic region from Saprospiraceae bacterium encodes:
- a CDS encoding PhoH family protein, whose amino-acid sequence MPKIYVLDTSVLLFDHNALSNFQENDVVIPITVLEELDNFKIGNDTKNFEAREVIRYLDKLSENRNPTEWIARGKGVGRLKIFNSNNVDKAIDAELIYGGDKLDHKILNAAIVLAQSSKRSKVVLVTKDINLRIKAKALGLEAEDYRTGKVADLNAVSEGSHTLSNLDARIIQDIYAKTSIKENNILLGNKVANGYYILNNCTHSALVRYDQQSDSIIKVEKNYVYGIKPKNAEQAFAIDAMLNDDIRLVALQGVAGTGKTILALAAALEQMNKYEQIILSRPIVPLSNKEIGFLPGDADDKIAPYMMPLWDNLKFIKSQHKDTSKKGAVMDQLKESGKLEVTALTFIRGRSLSNVFFIVDEAQNLTPHEIKTIITRAGEGTKIVFTGDIHQIDTPYMDERSNGLTYIIDKLKGQPLFAHIKLEKGERSELANLANKLL is encoded by the coding sequence ATGCCCAAAATTTATGTTCTGGATACCTCCGTGTTGCTTTTTGACCACAATGCACTGTCTAATTTTCAAGAAAATGATGTGGTGATCCCGATTACGGTACTGGAGGAGTTGGATAATTTTAAGATAGGTAACGACACAAAAAATTTTGAAGCCCGGGAGGTCATCCGGTACCTGGACAAACTGTCAGAAAACAGGAACCCTACTGAATGGATAGCGAGAGGCAAAGGGGTAGGGAGGTTAAAAATATTCAACAGCAATAATGTCGATAAAGCAATCGATGCAGAATTGATCTATGGAGGGGATAAGCTGGATCACAAAATTCTGAATGCTGCGATCGTACTGGCTCAAAGTAGCAAACGATCGAAAGTCGTGCTGGTGACCAAAGACATTAACCTTAGAATCAAGGCTAAGGCCCTGGGCCTCGAGGCAGAAGATTACCGGACCGGCAAAGTAGCAGATTTGAATGCGGTGTCCGAAGGATCACATACCCTCAGCAACCTTGATGCCAGGATCATACAGGACATCTATGCTAAAACTTCTATCAAGGAAAACAATATCCTACTGGGCAATAAAGTAGCCAATGGATATTATATCCTCAATAATTGCACCCACAGTGCCCTGGTCAGATATGATCAACAATCGGACAGTATCATCAAAGTCGAAAAAAATTATGTCTATGGTATCAAACCCAAAAATGCCGAGCAGGCTTTTGCCATCGACGCTATGCTCAATGATGATATCAGGTTGGTTGCCCTCCAGGGAGTAGCCGGTACGGGAAAAACGATCCTGGCATTGGCAGCCGCTTTGGAGCAAATGAATAAATATGAACAAATCATATTATCAAGACCGATTGTGCCCCTGAGCAATAAAGAGATCGGTTTTTTGCCTGGCGATGCGGATGATAAGATCGCACCCTACATGATGCCCTTATGGGACAATCTAAAATTCATCAAATCTCAACACAAGGATACCAGCAAAAAAGGCGCTGTGATGGACCAACTTAAAGAATCCGGCAAGCTGGAAGTCACTGCACTGACCTTTATCAGGGGCCGCTCCCTGAGCAATGTTTTTTTTATCGTAGACGAAGCTCAAAATCTGACCCCACACGAGATCAAGACGATCATCACACGCGCAGGGGAGGGCACCAAAATCGTGTTTACAGGGGATATACACCAGATCGATACGCCTTATATGGATGAGCGGAGTAATGGCCTGACTTATATCATTGATAAATTGAAGGGGCAGCCTTTGTTTGCGCATATCAAGCTGGAGAAAGGAGAGCGATCAGAACTGGCTAACCTGGCGAATAAATTGCTATGA
- a CDS encoding XRE family transcriptional regulator: MSITLNEVIKILPKDRQKVIKLKADKMISEYKTLQALRKDLGFTQTDIAFKQGVKQVNISNLEKRHDMHLSTLKKYVEALGCKLEINIRMPNDQMVKIENLPL; this comes from the coding sequence ATGAGTATTACATTAAATGAAGTAATCAAAATCCTTCCAAAAGACAGGCAAAAAGTCATAAAACTAAAGGCCGATAAAATGATCAGTGAATACAAAACACTGCAAGCATTGAGAAAGGATCTTGGGTTTACTCAAACAGATATAGCTTTTAAGCAAGGAGTAAAACAAGTAAACATTTCTAACCTTGAAAAGCGGCATGATATGCATCTTTCTACACTTAAAAAATATGTGGAAGCATTGGGCTGTAAGTTGGAAATCAATATCAGAATGCCTAATGATCAGATGGTGAAAATTGAAAATCTACCCTTGTAA
- a CDS encoding GNAT family N-acetyltransferase: MDLIIRHHKTSELPQIFALITELSFFEKVPDQLTNTLELMESEKDHFYAFVAVTPDEEVVGYATYNTVYYTWSGKSIYMDDLYVKSSHRSQGIGSQLIQAVINHAKGSGCHKVRWQVSEWNAPAIAFYKKLGAEINAVEKNCDLMLK, encoded by the coding sequence ATGGACCTAATTATACGCCATCACAAAACTTCTGAACTTCCCCAAATATTTGCGCTCATCACCGAGCTATCGTTCTTCGAAAAAGTGCCTGATCAGCTGACCAATACCCTTGAATTAATGGAGTCAGAAAAAGACCATTTTTATGCTTTTGTCGCAGTGACGCCTGATGAGGAAGTGGTCGGATATGCCACTTACAATACCGTATACTACACCTGGTCAGGCAAATCTATTTATATGGATGATCTGTATGTCAAGTCAAGTCACCGGAGTCAGGGTATAGGATCACAACTGATCCAGGCTGTGATCAACCATGCAAAAGGTAGTGGTTGCCACAAAGTACGATGGCAGGTATCCGAATGGAATGCTCCTGCTATAGCTTTTTATAAAAAATTAGGTGCCGAGATCAATGCTGTGGAAAAGAACTGTGATCTGATGTTGAAGTAA
- a CDS encoding HAMP domain-containing histidine kinase has protein sequence MHSILTVMIVKYRYLLYSLACWVGILLVKQYVVSRSPISQSTASIQLDLDKTNLHAMEALNQFGDPATLGEWYSRQSILYYVVDHDSMIYWNDITPPGEITGASLSSSFLPHKDSWYFFQSTVRNDLKHIIGIPIMRTIVNENNPGQKYQIFSPDRSQSHLVDINQDLPEWLQWIVVLLYVLGLVFAVTGIKNISLDILSRQGMISSLLILAGAIFSVRLGSLYLLRSVTLNKVILFDDRVNPSLLSPTLGDLMINIGMLCTLVWFIRSFVKPNYFHKVGKSNLGIALLNYGMVYLSAVVMLHAFRQLVMGSGLSFDFEYIFYLDVRSILALMGILLLAIALFVLDLHLLRIIRHLGLSAKERWLINSTALSLVFGLLWVLPVKLPMGLLIGLAAYLTLLDLFIDYFKPHAAWYLIWTMTGSILISSLLYQFHMEKEWDQRIHLANALKTKLYQANNIPPSYQESFLRKQLNQQESSSAYLALYELQYVDAEANQNITQANRHIPDPSRHAVYTSLDDHTGFYLYKKSNQLFKALSFFSYIFILFNILLVGIALLNKKLKWFSFSVFKFFPSHKTLRYRIQISMLVMSICSFLLIAVVIIFYIKKNATVWQPDLNQLVEGDEYVVRDILTSGNSYNNQIQVYDAQGLMQPDQSERMPYNQLANVRQAQARDLEGYKTILVDHKTYYLKNNTPYIGTQFKRRLNDFLGALLNVYVFLLVLIVLISMIVANSIAKPLTILSSKLTQIQIGGTNQRLEWNHQDELGALIRNYNEMIQELDRSTRMLALTERETAWREMAKQVAHEIKNPLTPMKLITQHLQNSIQRTEQDEIPALVKRVTQTLIEQIENLSKIASEFSNFAKLPAPENEKLALNEVVTSTHDLFRKREDMDIHLRVPIDEIYVFADKNHIIRVLTNLIKNAIQAIPLGRRGRIEIMLYKQDERAIVKVSDNGCGIPDSMKDKVFYPNFTTKNSGTGLGLAIVRDIIDSCNGHIFFNTYENVGTEFFIELPLMHMAANFHEEQRVVL, from the coding sequence TTGCATTCGATTTTAACAGTCATGATCGTCAAATACAGGTATCTGCTCTATTCATTGGCATGTTGGGTGGGGATCCTCCTGGTAAAACAATATGTGGTATCCAGGTCGCCCATAAGCCAAAGTACAGCGTCTATTCAATTGGATTTGGATAAGACCAACCTGCATGCTATGGAGGCGTTGAATCAATTTGGTGATCCGGCTACTTTAGGAGAATGGTATAGTCGTCAATCCATCTTGTATTATGTTGTTGACCATGATTCAATGATTTATTGGAATGACATCACTCCTCCGGGCGAGATCACAGGGGCCTCTCTTTCATCTTCTTTTTTGCCTCATAAGGACTCCTGGTATTTTTTTCAATCCACTGTCAGAAATGATCTAAAGCATATCATCGGCATACCAATAATGAGGACCATAGTCAACGAAAACAACCCTGGTCAAAAATATCAGATCTTTTCGCCGGATCGCAGCCAAAGTCACCTCGTAGACATCAATCAGGATTTGCCAGAATGGCTACAATGGATAGTGGTCCTCCTCTATGTGTTGGGTTTGGTTTTTGCAGTCACGGGGATTAAAAATATCAGCTTAGATATATTGTCACGGCAAGGTATGATATCCTCCCTGTTGATACTGGCAGGAGCGATATTTTCTGTGAGGCTCGGCAGTCTATACTTGCTCCGTTCTGTGACCCTAAATAAAGTGATTTTATTTGATGATCGGGTGAACCCATCTCTGCTGAGCCCTACGCTGGGAGATTTGATGATCAATATTGGAATGTTGTGCACCCTGGTGTGGTTTATCAGATCCTTTGTCAAGCCCAATTATTTTCATAAAGTAGGTAAGTCCAACCTTGGTATAGCCTTGCTCAATTATGGTATGGTCTATCTGTCCGCTGTGGTCATGCTGCATGCATTCAGACAGTTGGTGATGGGCTCCGGACTTTCCTTTGATTTTGAATATATCTTTTACCTGGATGTGCGGAGCATATTGGCTTTGATGGGCATCCTGTTACTGGCGATAGCATTGTTTGTACTGGACTTGCATCTGCTGCGCATCATCCGGCACCTGGGTCTCAGTGCCAAAGAGAGATGGTTGATCAACAGTACTGCCCTATCCCTGGTGTTTGGATTATTGTGGGTATTGCCTGTAAAGCTTCCAATGGGATTATTAATAGGCCTGGCTGCCTATCTGACCTTGCTGGATCTTTTTATAGATTATTTTAAACCTCATGCTGCATGGTACCTGATATGGACCATGACCGGTTCGATCCTGATTTCATCACTCTTGTACCAGTTTCATATGGAGAAAGAGTGGGATCAACGCATACACCTAGCCAATGCTTTAAAAACAAAACTATACCAGGCCAATAATATACCTCCTTCTTACCAGGAGTCATTTTTGAGAAAACAACTCAATCAGCAAGAATCGAGTTCAGCCTACCTGGCGCTCTATGAGTTGCAGTATGTCGATGCTGAAGCCAATCAAAATATTACCCAGGCCAATAGGCATATACCAGATCCTTCCCGACACGCTGTCTACACGAGCCTGGACGACCATACCGGATTTTACCTCTATAAAAAATCAAATCAATTATTTAAAGCGCTGTCTTTTTTTTCTTACATATTTATTTTATTCAATATTCTATTGGTTGGAATAGCCCTGCTCAATAAAAAACTGAAATGGTTTTCGTTTTCAGTGTTCAAGTTTTTCCCCTCACACAAGACGCTAAGGTACCGGATACAGATATCCATGCTGGTCATGAGTATTTGTTCGTTTTTACTCATCGCTGTGGTCATTATATTTTATATCAAGAAAAATGCTACTGTCTGGCAGCCGGATCTCAATCAATTGGTCGAAGGCGATGAATATGTCGTGCGAGATATCCTCACCTCCGGCAATTCTTATAACAATCAGATCCAGGTATATGATGCGCAGGGACTCATGCAGCCTGACCAGTCGGAGCGGATGCCATATAACCAACTCGCAAATGTCAGGCAGGCACAGGCACGCGACCTTGAGGGCTACAAGACCATCCTGGTAGACCATAAGACATATTATTTAAAGAACAATACGCCTTATATCGGGACGCAGTTCAAACGAAGATTAAACGATTTCTTAGGGGCCTTACTCAATGTATATGTATTCTTACTGGTACTGATCGTGCTGATATCCATGATCGTGGCCAATTCAATCGCCAAACCACTGACGATACTCAGTTCGAAGTTGACTCAAATCCAGATCGGCGGTACCAACCAAAGACTTGAATGGAATCATCAGGACGAGCTCGGAGCGCTGATCAGGAACTATAATGAAATGATCCAGGAGTTGGATCGCAGTACCCGCATGCTGGCCCTGACAGAGCGGGAGACCGCCTGGAGAGAAATGGCTAAACAGGTCGCTCACGAGATTAAAAATCCGCTCACGCCGATGAAGTTGATCACGCAGCACCTCCAAAATTCGATTCAACGCACGGAGCAGGATGAAATACCGGCCTTGGTAAAACGAGTGACACAGACCCTGATCGAACAAATCGAAAATCTATCCAAGATCGCTTCTGAATTTTCAAACTTTGCCAAACTGCCTGCTCCTGAAAATGAAAAATTAGCCCTCAACGAAGTAGTCACCTCTACCCACGATCTATTCCGTAAAAGAGAAGATATGGATATCCACCTGCGGGTACCGATTGACGAGATCTATGTGTTTGCGGACAAAAACCATATCATCCGGGTATTGACCAATCTGATCAAAAATGCCATCCAGGCGATCCCGCTTGGCCGGCGGGGTAGGATAGAGATCATGCTCTACAAACAGGATGAACGTGCGATCGTAAAAGTATCTGACAATGGTTGCGGTATCCCGGATTCGATGAAAGACAAAGTATTTTATCCCAATTTCACAACGAAAAACTCCGGTACCGGCCTGGGCCTGGCTATCGTGCGGGATATCATCGACTCATGCAATGGCCATATATTTTTCAATACCTACGAAAATGTAGGCACTGAGTTTTTTATCGAACTCCCCCTTATGCATATGGCAGCTAATTTTCATGAAGAACAGCGGGTAGTCTTATAG